GCTCGTCGGGGGAACCGGTCATGGGGATTTCCCCACGGGTGAGCCTCGGCCGTCCCATGTTTACCCGCACCTTTTCAACCTTTTCGGCTTCGTTTGTATACAGCTGGAGTTTGAGGATGCCTGCCGCCGTTTCGACGGAAATCTCCTTTTTATCCACCAGTCCGTGATCCCAGGCGTATTTGGCCACGCAGCGGACGCCGTTTCCGCACATCTCCGCCTCGCTGCCGTCTGCATTAAACATCCGCATGCGCACGTCGGCGAGCCGTGAAGGAAGAATAAGGATAAGACCGTCGGAACCGATGCCGAAATTACGGTTGCTCAGCTCGATCGCCAGGCCGGCAGGATCCGGGACCGTCTCCTTGAAGCCGTTAATATACACGTAGTCGTTTCCGGCGCCGTGCATTTTTGTGAATCTCATGTCGACGGACCTTTCTTTGTTCTCATCGGAAGGTAACATGCTATTATAGGCGATCTTTCCACCGGGGAACAAGGGACAATGTGCTCGCATTGACCCGCGCGGCTGGCAAACGTATCATGAAGGAAACACTAGAATGAGGAGGATGCCCTTGGCTTTCAATCTCAAGACCAAGCTCTGGCAGACCGGAGCCCTGGAATGGTGGGGTTTTATCGACAATGAGGATGTCTATCTGGGGAGCCGGGAGTTTCCCAATCCGCCGGAGGAGGGAGACGAGTGGATTGTTCGCGCCACCGGCGATGTCTTCCGCATCGTCGAAGGCGAAATCGTCAAGGTGGGGCACCAGGAGCCCCCCGAGCAGCTCTGGTGATCGCCATGCCCCTGGAAATCGTTCAGGTTCCCGCCGGCGAGATGGAGAACTTCTCCTACCTCGTCTACTGCCCGGCCAGCGGCCGGGGGATCGCCGTCGATCCTTCTCTCGCCCCGGAAAAGCTGCTTGCGGCCGCCGCAGAACGCAACATCGTCCTGGAGATTCTGGTCAACACCCACGGCCACCGCGATCACACCGCCGGCAACGGCCGCATCGTCGAGGCTACCGGCGCCAGACTCGCCGCTCACCCAGCCGACGTTCCCGGGGCAGACATTCCGCTGACAGAGGGGACCCTCATTACCATCAGCGAGGAAAGGGTGAAGGTCCTCCACACCCCCGGGCATACCCCCGGCTCGATCGTCCTGAATCCGCCCGGTGCCCTGATCACCGGCGACACCCTCTTCGTCACGCGGGTCGGCCGGGCCGATCTCCCCGGCAGCGACCCCGAAGAACTCTATCGCAGCCTGCGCCGGCTGGCGGAATTTCCACCGGAAACCCGCGTCTATCCCGGGCATGACTACGGGCCCCGGCCCGTTTCCACCATCGGCTTCGAGCGGGAGAACAACCCCTATCTGCAGTGTCCAAACCTGGAAAGCTTTATCCGCCTGCGAATGGGTTAAATCTATCCCTCCTCCGCCAGACCCTCTTCACTTAATTCTTCCAGACGCTCCCACCCGGTTACGGGAACCACCCGGCTGTTCGCCAGTCGATCATTCCAGCCTCGCCGTTCCCCGTCAAAGGCGATGCGAAGATAGCCGAGGCCGGCCGGAAGCAGGGACAGCAGGCCCCCGACGCTGCGCAGAAAAGCCTGGGAGAACATCAAACCTCCCCCTTCCTCTCCCACGACCCGTATCCGGAAGAGCATCTTTCCGGGTGTTTGGCCGATCAAAAAATGAAAGAGGGTGAAATAACCGAAACAGACAGCGAAAAGGACCAGAAAGTAGGGTGTCGCCAGTTCGATCAGATTCGCCGGGGAGGGGAAAAAAATTCCGCTCTGGCCGGAGTCGAGAGCCACCTCTCCCGCCATCAGAAAGAGGATGAAGACCACGGTCAGGATGACCAGGTCCGTGATTCCGGCTCCAAGCCGGGAGCTCAGAGAGGGGGGGGCGGGCACGACGGATTTTCCGGCCCCTGTTTCCTCCAGACCCTCCGGAAGATCCAGCGTCACTTCCGACGAAATATTTCCGAAGAGTTCCTCGTCCGCAAAAAGGGCAGGAACCGCTGCCGTCACACCGTCGTCATCGGCACCGTCGTCGAGAGATTTGAGGAAAAGCTCAGCCAGATTCGGTGCCGAAGATCCGAGGTGACTGTTCCCATCTTCGGACGGTTCTTCGGTTGCGTCATCCCAAGAAAACGGTTCGGCGGCGGGGAAGGATTCGGAAAGGATTGACCGTCCCGCAACGCCTCCAGTCGAAACACCGGAATCTTCCCACATCGACGGCTGGTCCATCAGGGCAAAGTCTTGTCCGGCGATTTCCTTCTCGAATATACGGGGAAATTCGTCTTGAGTTTCGACAGGTTCCTCCTCGAAAACGAATTCCGGAAACTCCTCATCCGATAATCCTGGAGCCGCATCAGAGTTCTGGCCGTAAGTATCGGGGGTGGCCCCGAAGGGAACGGCAGCCCTGGACAAATCGAGACCGGAAGCCTCATTCTCCGCAAATCCGGGGAACGTTTCAGATGCGAACATTCCTTCGTCGCCGGAAATTTCTCCGGCTCCGGTCAGAGACTTTTCTTCCCAGGTGACGTCGAAATCAGAGGCGTCACCCGCCGGAACGTCATCATAGTGTTCAAGCGGGGAGGGGATGGCGGAGGAACCTGGAGAAGGTTCCTTTTGTTCGACATAAAAAACCTGACTTTCCTTAAGACCGGTGCCGAGCAGTTCTTCCAGGGAGGAATTGAGCGGATCTTCGGTGGGGAGTTGCTTGTCCATGAAATCGAATCCGAAGTCCGTCGCCGCGGCCGGAGCGACTTCATCCTCGGGCAGAGCTTTCGATTCCGCTTCTTCCACCGAGGTCAGGGGCGTGGCCGGCTCGCCCTTCCCGCAGCCGAAGAACAGGCTGCGCAGGCCGAACCTGGCCTTGTGCGTCTCCATATCCTCGCCACACTTTTTGCAGCTCTCCAGGTGGTCGAAGCTGTTATATCCGCATTTGGGACACTTCATGGCATCTCCTTGCACGGATGGGCTTTTGAGCAGGGTCCCAAATCTCCGTAAAGATACTGCAGGATGGACGCGACGGCGAATCCGGCCGTTTCAGTCCTGAGAATGCGCGGTCCGATCCGAACCGGAAGGAAGCCCGCCCGCCGGGCGAGTTCCGCCTCCTGAGACGAGAAGCCTCCTTCAGGGCCGACGAGAATGGCTGCCTGCCGAGGCGCAGCAGCGGGCAACGCCCCGGCAAGGGGGCGGCTCTCTTCTTCCCAGAGCATCAGACGTAGGTCGGCATTGCATTCGGACAGGGCTTGAGGCAGAGGCAGAGGTGAGGTGAGGTGAGGGAGACAAGGACGGCGGCACTGACGGGCAGCCTCCCGGACTATGCGCTCCCAGCGGAGCTGGCGCTTTTCCTCTCCGGTCCCGGGGCGGGAAATGCTGCGTCCGGCCAGCACCGGGATGAAAATCGACACCCCCAGCTCAGTCCCTTTCTGCAGAACGAGATCCATTTTGTCGCCCTTGGGGAGGGCCTGCAGCAGACAGACGGGAAGGGCGCTCTCCTCCTCGCGCCACCGGTGAAGCACGCGAGCCTTTCCTGAACGCCGGTCGAGGGACTCGATGCGGCAGCGGCACAGGTTCCCCAATCCGTCCAGAAGCACGATCTCCTCTCCTGCCGAAAGCCGCAGCACCGCCCCTAGGTGGTGCAGAATCTCGGACGAGAGGGTGATTTCTTCATTAGCCATGTTGGCGGGGGGAAGAAAGAAGCGTCGCATCAGCGCTCCCGCCGATAGAGAAGACAGATCCACTCCTCCCGGCAAGTGATTTCGGGCTCCGACAAAGGAAAAGCGGCGAAAGCTT
The genomic region above belongs to Desulfuromonas sp. TF and contains:
- a CDS encoding hydroxyacylglutathione hydrolase family protein, translated to MPLEIVQVPAGEMENFSYLVYCPASGRGIAVDPSLAPEKLLAAAAERNIVLEILVNTHGHRDHTAGNGRIVEATGARLAAHPADVPGADIPLTEGTLITISEERVKVLHTPGHTPGSIVLNPPGALITGDTLFVTRVGRADLPGSDPEELYRSLRRLAEFPPETRVYPGHDYGPRPVSTIGFERENNPYLQCPNLESFIRLRMG
- a CDS encoding RDD family protein, whose amino-acid sequence is MKCPKCGYNSFDHLESCKKCGEDMETHKARFGLRSLFFGCGKGEPATPLTSVEEAESKALPEDEVAPAAATDFGFDFMDKQLPTEDPLNSSLEELLGTGLKESQVFYVEQKEPSPGSSAIPSPLEHYDDVPAGDASDFDVTWEEKSLTGAGEISGDEGMFASETFPGFAENEASGLDLSRAAVPFGATPDTYGQNSDAAPGLSDEEFPEFVFEEEPVETQDEFPRIFEKEIAGQDFALMDQPSMWEDSGVSTGGVAGRSILSESFPAAEPFSWDDATEEPSEDGNSHLGSSAPNLAELFLKSLDDGADDDGVTAAVPALFADEELFGNISSEVTLDLPEGLEETGAGKSVVPAPPSLSSRLGAGITDLVILTVVFILFLMAGEVALDSGQSGIFFPSPANLIELATPYFLVLFAVCFGYFTLFHFLIGQTPGKMLFRIRVVGEEGGGLMFSQAFLRSVGGLLSLLPAGLGYLRIAFDGERRGWNDRLANSRVVPVTGWERLEELSEEGLAEEG
- a CDS encoding 16S rRNA (uracil(1498)-N(3))-methyltransferase, with product SFRRFSFVGARNHLPGGVDLSSLSAGALMRRFFLPPANMANEEITLSSEILHHLGAVLRLSAGEEIVLLDGLGNLCRCRIESLDRRSGKARVLHRWREEESALPVCLLQALPKGDKMDLVLQKGTELGVSIFIPVLAGRSISRPGTGEEKRQLRWERIVREAARQCRRPCLPHLTSPLPLPQALSECNADLRLMLWEEESRPLAGALPAAAPRQAAILVGPEGGFSSQEAELARRAGFLPVRIGPRILRTETAGFAVASILQYLYGDLGPCSKAHPCKEMP